Proteins from a single region of Antechinus flavipes isolate AdamAnt ecotype Samford, QLD, Australia chromosome 2, AdamAnt_v2, whole genome shotgun sequence:
- the REM1 gene encoding GTP-binding protein REM 1 isoform X2, with protein sequence MTLNTQQDSQTVLRRRASTPLSLAPKPSSGLLAPKPSRKPNHPQLSQSSSLNPPIRPPSPALDNWSSDSSDSGDSLYRVVLLGDPRVGKTSLANLFAGVQERDLQDHQGEDVYERTLSVDGEDMTLLVMDTWESEKRDEKSWHRDYCLQVGNAYAIVYSITDRSSFESASELRIELRRTRQADNIPIILVGNKADLVRCREVSMEEGRDCAMVFDCKFIETSAALQHNVAELFEGIVRQIRLRQLGQEANDSRLAAPRPKSLSQRARRFLARLATRNNKKLALKARSKSCHDLSVL encoded by the exons ATGACGCTGAACACCCAGCAGGATTCCCAGACCGTTCTGAGAAGGCGAGCCAGTACCCCACTATCCTTAGCGCCAAAACCTAGCTCAGGTCTTTTGGCCCCAAAGCCCTCCAGGAAACCGAATCACCCCCAACTCTCTCAGTCATCCTCTCTCAATCCCCCTATTCGACCTCCCTCACCTGCCCTGGACAACTGGTCCTCTGACTCCAGCGACTCTGGTGATTCCTTATACCGGGTAGTCCTACTTGGAGACCCCAGGGTAGGAAAGACCAGCCTGGCAAACCTTTTTGCTGGTGTACAGGAACGAGACCTACAGGATCATCAGGGAG AGGACGTATATGAGAGGACCCTATCTGTGGATGGAGAGGATATGACACTACTGGTTATGGACACCTGGGAATCAGAGAAGCGG GATGAGAAGAGCTGGCACCGTGATTACTGCCTACAGGTGGGCAACGCCTATGCAATCGTGTACTCCATCACAGACCGAAGCAGCTTTGAGAGTGCCTCTGAATTACGCATCGAGCTTCGAAGGACCCGCCAAGCAGACAATATTCCTATCATCCTGGTAGGGAATAAGGCAGACCTGGTGCGCTGTCGGGAGGTGTCAATGGAAG aGGGTCGGGATTGTGCTATGGTATTCGACTGCAAGTTCATTGAGACTTCAGCGGCCCTGCAACACAACGTAGCTGAACTCTTCGAGGGCATCGTGCGCCAGATCCGCCTGCGTCAGCTGGGCCAGGAGGCAAATGACTCCCGTCTTGCAGCTCCTCGTCCCAAGAGCCTCAGCCAGAGGGCCCGACGGTTCCTGGCCAGGCTGGCCACAAGAAACAACAAGAAGCTAGCATTGAAGGCCCGATCCAAATCCTGCCATGACTTGTCTGTGCTCTGA
- the REM1 gene encoding GTP-binding protein REM 1 isoform X1 produces MDHKEGVTPLPSLSFTGNMSPVFSKMTLNTQQDSQTVLRRRASTPLSLAPKPSSGLLAPKPSRKPNHPQLSQSSSLNPPIRPPSPALDNWSSDSSDSGDSLYRVVLLGDPRVGKTSLANLFAGVQERDLQDHQGEDVYERTLSVDGEDMTLLVMDTWESEKRDEKSWHRDYCLQVGNAYAIVYSITDRSSFESASELRIELRRTRQADNIPIILVGNKADLVRCREVSMEEGRDCAMVFDCKFIETSAALQHNVAELFEGIVRQIRLRQLGQEANDSRLAAPRPKSLSQRARRFLARLATRNNKKLALKARSKSCHDLSVL; encoded by the exons ATGGACCACAAAGAAGGAGTGACCCCTTTGCCCAGTCTTTCATTCACAGGAAACATGTCGCCTGTTTTCTCCAAGATGACGCTGAACACCCAGCAGGATTCCCAGACCGTTCTGAGAAGGCGAGCCAGTACCCCACTATCCTTAGCGCCAAAACCTAGCTCAGGTCTTTTGGCCCCAAAGCCCTCCAGGAAACCGAATCACCCCCAACTCTCTCAGTCATCCTCTCTCAATCCCCCTATTCGACCTCCCTCACCTGCCCTGGACAACTGGTCCTCTGACTCCAGCGACTCTGGTGATTCCTTATACCGGGTAGTCCTACTTGGAGACCCCAGGGTAGGAAAGACCAGCCTGGCAAACCTTTTTGCTGGTGTACAGGAACGAGACCTACAGGATCATCAGGGAG AGGACGTATATGAGAGGACCCTATCTGTGGATGGAGAGGATATGACACTACTGGTTATGGACACCTGGGAATCAGAGAAGCGG GATGAGAAGAGCTGGCACCGTGATTACTGCCTACAGGTGGGCAACGCCTATGCAATCGTGTACTCCATCACAGACCGAAGCAGCTTTGAGAGTGCCTCTGAATTACGCATCGAGCTTCGAAGGACCCGCCAAGCAGACAATATTCCTATCATCCTGGTAGGGAATAAGGCAGACCTGGTGCGCTGTCGGGAGGTGTCAATGGAAG aGGGTCGGGATTGTGCTATGGTATTCGACTGCAAGTTCATTGAGACTTCAGCGGCCCTGCAACACAACGTAGCTGAACTCTTCGAGGGCATCGTGCGCCAGATCCGCCTGCGTCAGCTGGGCCAGGAGGCAAATGACTCCCGTCTTGCAGCTCCTCGTCCCAAGAGCCTCAGCCAGAGGGCCCGACGGTTCCTGGCCAGGCTGGCCACAAGAAACAACAAGAAGCTAGCATTGAAGGCCCGATCCAAATCCTGCCATGACTTGTCTGTGCTCTGA